Proteins from a single region of Segatella copri:
- a CDS encoding LytTR family DNA-binding domain-containing protein, with product MEEYLIISNANFLLRVTSEQIAYVCSEGSYCNLRLTNGDEYTFSFNLVVFEKKIVEQLAQTAHFFARVGRNYIINSQHIFSINLNTSELVLYNERFCEKFTLHVSKEPLKQLKALLDNSITS from the coding sequence ATGGAAGAATATCTCATCATATCAAATGCCAACTTCTTGCTCAGAGTGACTTCCGAACAGATAGCATACGTCTGTTCGGAAGGAAGCTATTGCAATCTTCGACTCACCAACGGCGATGAATACACCTTCTCGTTCAACCTTGTGGTCTTTGAGAAGAAAATAGTAGAGCAACTTGCCCAAACGGCACACTTCTTCGCTCGTGTTGGCAGAAACTACATTATTAATAGTCAGCACATTTTCAGCATCAACCTCAACACTTCAGAACTAGTTTTGTACAACGAACGGTTTTGCGAGAAATTCACTCTGCACGTCAGCAAGGAACCACTCAAACAATTAAAAGCACTTTTAGACAACTCCATAACATCGTAA
- a CDS encoding energy transducer TonB, translating to MKEKKNQEETYFLGKAQETRYTKSHIYKKVFGIAACVIAIIGITIVLMFKPQSVSQPHVLKTIAVLPEGGQMPIFNGNGDINDFLRWVMTNIQYPKGLEDKPARVVINFTVQKDGTLGLFKVLEAPKEKAYEQTVIELLKRSPHWKPARLSDGEEVNMEFTLPVVFTPEVRKK from the coding sequence ATGAAAGAAAAAAAAAATCAGGAAGAAACTTATTTCCTGGGCAAAGCACAGGAAACAAGATACACAAAATCTCATATATATAAAAAGGTATTTGGGATAGCTGCTTGCGTGATAGCAATAATAGGTATAACCATCGTCCTTATGTTCAAACCGCAAAGCGTATCACAACCTCATGTGTTAAAGACGATAGCTGTTTTACCGGAAGGTGGTCAGATGCCAATCTTCAACGGCAATGGCGACATCAACGATTTCCTAAGATGGGTGATGACAAACATCCAATATCCTAAAGGATTGGAAGACAAGCCTGCCCGAGTCGTCATCAACTTCACAGTTCAAAAGGATGGAACATTGGGATTGTTTAAAGTTCTCGAAGCTCCAAAAGAAAAAGCCTACGAGCAGACTGTGATTGAACTTCTCAAGAGAAGTCCCCATTGGAAGCCTGCCAGGCTCTCTGATGGCGAGGAAGTCAACATGGAGTTTACCTTGCCTGTCGTTTTCACTCCCGAAGTAAGAAAGAAATAA